Proteins encoded by one window of Arachis ipaensis cultivar K30076 chromosome B04, Araip1.1, whole genome shotgun sequence:
- the LOC107636328 gene encoding uncharacterized protein LOC107636328 has protein sequence MKYQAHINLEFCNKSNVIKYLFKYINKGSDRVTATVGETYHVGESSQVVDEIKQYYDCRYLSPSESMWRIFAYDIHHRWPSVQRLTFHLPNQQHVVFDDADIITHVYLRNKDLLTMFTSWMMAKRRFPDGWSLTYVEYPGKFVYCSNSREWKPRQRGFSIARLSFAHPSSGELFYMRMLLNVHRGCTSFRSIRTVNGVTYDTFQEACSAMGFLIDDKEYIFAIKEVAEVASAAQLRRLFVMLLLSGSMGRPLSVWKQTWAYLSDDILYRRRHELQYPDLTMSQDELQTFCLLEIEKLLQSNGKSLRNYAGMPVPNKSLVSQFSNLMLLRELVLSARLRSEKRIVINVASSGIASLLLPGGKTAHSMFNIPVELTEDTVCRIKKDSAKAEVVRLADLIIWDEAPMTNKLAFEALDRTLRDIMVSVSDRNKDLPFGGKVVILGGDFRQVLPVIPKGSRVEIVMASINSSVLWKYCKVLCLTKNMRLTMGLEQSTPQELRSFSDWILQVVEGRCRTVVSDKLFVDIPSDLIIPVLENPVEDIVNTIYPNLVQNFRDPSFFQDRAILAPTVDNIRCSSLPNHSLKLKIGMPIILLRNIDPAGGLCNGTRLVVRDLGRNVIGADIVSGSNVGDKVFISRMNMIPSDTVIPFKFQHRQFPVSLSFAMTINKSQGQTLLTVGLFLRRPVFCHGQLYVAVSQVRNRNGLKILLCDDGLVDPIRTENVVKDFPIESQIEDLQPINQVLLSRVCESANLRIVYLASYVSGFMFFFTSFGS, from the exons ATGAAATATCAAGCTCACATAAATCTTGAGTTCTGTAACAAGTCAAACGTCATCAAGTATCTTTTTAAGTATATCAATAAGGGTTCGGATCGGGTGACTGCAACTGTTGGAGAAACATATCATGTTGGTGAATCTTCTCAGGTGGTTGATGAGATCAAGCAGTATTACGATTGTCGTTATTTATCACCGTCTGAATCCATGTGGAGAATTTTTGCTTATGATATTCATCATAGATGGCCGTCAGTACAGAGGTTGACTTTTCATTTGCCGAACCAGCAACATGTTGTATTCGATGATGCTGATATCATTACTCATGTTTATTTGCGCAACAAAGATTTACTGACAATGTTTACGAGTTGGATGATGGCTAAAAGGCGGTTCCCGGATGGGTGGTCTTTAACATATGTTGAATATCCGGGAAAATTTGTGTATTGTTCAAACAGTAGGGAGTGGAAGCCGAGACAGAGGGGATTCTCAATTGCAAGATTGAGTTTTGCTCATCCGTCATCTGGTGAACTTTTCTATATGCGGATGCTTTTGAATGTGCATAGAGGTTGTACCAGTTTTCGAAGTATAAGAACCGTGAATGGTGTTACTTATGATACATTTCAGGAGGCATGTTCTGCCATGGGATTCTTGATAGATGATAAGGAGTATATTTTTGCTATTAAGGAAGTCGCCGAGGTAGCGTCTGCTGCACAACTAAGGCGGCTTTTTGTGATGTTGTTGCTATCTGGTTCCATGGGAAGGCCTCTGTCAGTTTGGAAACAAACTTGGGCTTATTTGTCTGATGATATTCTTTATCGCAGAAGGCATGAGCTGCAATATCCTG ATCTAACAATGAGTCAGGATGAGTTGCAAACATTTTGTTTATTGGAGATTGAGAAACTATTGCAGAGTAATGGAAAATCATTGAGAAATTATGCTGGCATGCCAGTTCCTAATAAATCTTTAGTGTCTCAATTTAGCAACTTGATGTTGCTGCGTGAGTT GGTTTTGTCGGCTAGATTGCGATCTGAGAAAAGGATTGTTATAAACGTTGCTTCTAGTGGTATTGCTTCTCTGTTGTTACCTGGTGGTAAGACGGCGCATTCTATGTTCAATATTCCTGTTGAGCTGACTGAAGATACTGTTTGTCGGATTAAGAAGGATAGTGCAAAAGCTGAGGTAGTCCGATTGGCCGATTTGATTATTTGGGATGAGGCACCGATGACTAATAAGTTGGCATTTGAAGCACTCGATAGGACGTTACGTGATATAATGGTTTCGGTCTCTGATAGGAATAAAGATTTACCTTTTGGTGGGAAGGTGGTCATTCTCGGTGGTGATTTCAGGCAGGTCTTACCAGTTATTCCGAAAGGTTCTCGTGTTGAGATTGTGATGGCTTCAATAAATTCTTCTGTCCTTTGGAAATATTGCAAAGTTTTGTGTCTGACGAAAAATATGAGGTTAACAATGGGATTGGAACAATCAACTCCTCAGGAGTTAAGGTCATTTTCAGATTGGATACTTCAAGTCGTAGAAGGTCGATGTAGAACAGTGGTCAGTGATAAACTTTTTGTTGATATTCCTTCTGATCTAATAATTCCTGTCTTGGAGAATCCAGTGGAAGATATTGTAAATACAATCTATCCGAATTTGGTTCAGAATTTTCGTGATCCAAGTTTTTTCCAGGATAGGGCAATTTTGGCTCCGACTGTCGACAAT ATTAGGTGTTCTAGTCTACCTAATCATTCGTTGAAGTTGAAAATAGGCATGCCTATTATTTTGTTGAGGAATATTGATCCAGCTGGGGGTTTGTGTAATGGGACTCGACTTGTTGTGCGAGATTTAGGGAGAAATGTGATCGGTGCGGATATTGTTTCTGGTAGCAATGTTGGGGATAAAGTTTTTATTAGTAGAATGAATATGATTCCCAGTGATACGGTTATACCGTTTAAATTCCAACACCGTCAGTTCCCGGTTTCTCTATCATTTGCGATGACAATAAACAAGAGCCAGGGTCAGACATTATTAACAGTCGGTTTATTCTTGCGTCGTCCTGTGTTTTGTCACGGTCAACTTTATGTAGCTGTTTCCCAAGTTAGGAATAGAAATGGTCTTAAGATTTTACTTTGTGATGATGGATTAGTTGATCCTATCAGGACTGAGAACGTT GTTAAGGATTTTCCCATAGAGTCTCAAATAGAAGATTTGCAACCAATCAATCAG GTTTTACTGTCTAGGGTTTGTGAATCTGCTAATTTGCGAATTGTCTATCTGGCTTCGTATGTTTCTGGGTTCATGTTCTTTTTTACATCCTTTGGAAGTTGA
- the LOC110271463 gene encoding uncharacterized protein LOC110271463, which produces MSHSNGNNIFVLKDHEVVQIIKTRCSSFLDNHPELNQGSYCKVVPLKLISSLLHKKVVFMVDARPVGYEMNRSVYIVQQIWDDASVINVFEAATEMNEHKICFRVSGSFLGLSEFSLRRKTVHQGYPLRSTFSMKMYKRSIENGGGFGSEIATGFH; this is translated from the exons ATGTCTCATTCAAATGGAAAcaatatatttgttcttaaagaTCATGAAGTTGTCCAAATAATAAAGACAAGATGCTCGAGCTTTTTGGATAATCACCCAGAGTTGAATCAG GGATCTTATTGCAAAGTTGTTCCATTGAAACTCATTTCAAGTCTTTTGCACAAAAAAGTTGTCTTCATGGTTGATGCTAGGCCTGTAGGTTATGAGATGAATCGATCTGTGTATATTGTTCAACAAATCTGGGATGATGCCTCTGTTATTAATGTTTTTGAGGCTGCTACTGAGATGAATGAGCATAAGATttgtt TTCGTGTTTCTGGATCGTTTCTTGGATTATCTGAGTTTTCTCTCCGTCGGAAAACTGTGCATCAAGGTTACCCACTTCGGTCGACATTTTCG ATGAAGATGTATAAGAGATCAATTGAGAATGGAGGTGGTTTTGGATCTGAAATTGCAACCGGGTTCCACTGA
- the LOC110271464 gene encoding uncharacterized protein LOC110271464, with protein MRGLQQKRILQALRYRVAHFSAISSDEMSLAIDALGKISPWKEAWSIEAKILTIWEDAMIVDENMQKLLHMVLMDKQLKEGEVFIISDFKVIPNRGLVRVTRHRFRIIFKCSTSVVAAISTVIPNPGLSVTYMDQILQKCVDYEYLIDFVRVLCGLKKRRDVECNGKILKVLTLEVFADGKKISCNFVGACPALIDMNTLKRYQRPPVVILQSFKIKVNGDKFSLQNVINISRVLINPDIYGIASHHFSRLRSNEVGDLDGQFFVVGKIKEIVEDPEWYFFSCVCGHPIVGDDNVFHCQLCSREVQHFMISYRIKILVEDGTSCGMFVLLDSPATKLLGRTCSDVFLLLEDEIDDVSSDSAFSPIFEDFSRYGQLRSYDNQVISGVPIQLHGIKEMLAGILCAMIYSSASRNVSIYVFVFNHLNCVSKCVV; from the exons ATGCGAGGACTTCAACAGAAACGTATTCTACAAGCTTTGCGTTACAGGGTTGCTCATTTCTCTGCTATAAGTAGTGATGAG ATGAGTCTTGCTATTGATGCTCTTGGAAAAATCTCTCCATGGAAGGAAGCTTGGAGTATTGAGGCTAAGATCTTGACCATTTGGGAAGATGCTATGATTGTTGATGAAAATATGCAGAAACTCTTACACATGGTCTTGATGGATAAGCAG TTAAAAGAAGGAGAAGTGTTCATTATTTCCGATTTCAAAGTGATACCTAATCGTGGATTGGTCAGGGTTACAAGACATCGATTTCGCATCATTTTCAAGTGTAGTACTTCTGTTGTTGCTGCTATAAGTACAGTCATACCCAACCCTGGTTTAAGTGTAACTTATATGGACCAGATTCTTCAGAAGTGCGTTGATTATGAGTACTTAATAG ATTTCGTTAGGGTCCTTTGTGGATTGAAAAAGAGAAGGGATGTTGAGTGTAATGGAAAGATATTGAAAGTTCTGACCCTTGAAGTTTTTGCTGATGG GAAGAAAATCTCCTGCAATTTTGTTGGTGCTTGTCCTGCTCTTATAGACATGAATACTTTGAAAAGGTACCAGAGACCACCTGTTGTAATTCTGCAATCTTTCAAGATCAAAGTTAATGGAG ATAAATTCAGTCTCCAAAATGTCATCAATATTTCCCGAGTTTTGATCAACCCTGATAT aTATGGTATTGCGAGCCACCATTTCAGTAGACTCCGTAGTAATGAGGTTGGGGATTTA gATGGACAATTCTTTGTGGTTGGAAAAATTAAGGAGATTGTTGAAGATCCGGAGTGGTATTTTTTTTCTTGTGTTTGCGGTCATCCTATTGTAGGTGATGATAATGTGTTCCATTGTCAGCTATGCAGCAGAGAGGTTCAGCATTTTATGATAAG TTACAGGATTAAGATACTTGTTGAAGACGGTACTTCTTGTGGAATGTTTGTCTTGTTAGACAGCCCAGCCACTAAGCTATTAGGGAGAACCTGTTCTGATGTGTTTTTGTTGTTAGAAGATGAAATCGAT GATGTTAGTTCTGATTCGGCCTTTAGCCCAATATTTGAAGACTTCTCTCGGTATGGACAACTTAGAAGTTATGATAACCAAGTCATATCTGGTGTTCCAATACAACTGCATGGCATTAAAGAGATGCTTGCTGGCATTCTTTGTGCTATGATATATTCTTCTGCATCAAGAAATGTTAGTATTTATGTTTTTGTTTTCAACCATCTGAACTGTGTTTCAAAATGTGTAGTATGA